From a single Candidatus Zixiibacteriota bacterium genomic region:
- a CDS encoding lysophospholipid acyltransferase family protein: MRWVKLFAVLSLWAFFFALVAWAHFWISVLRIPNRWKIVSRLVRSFTLLLRFILNIKVTVLGNEGRLERGGYVIISNHLSYVDGIVLGSIFPVVYVTKKEVKRWPIIGLWNQLCGAIFIDRQHRQKISGVVEEITRKLKQEANVLLFPEGTSTNGDRMLRFQTAPLAGPLRARCVIVPVTLVYKSIEDRPVTAANRDLVYWYGDMDFISHFWRLMAARSVEALVTIQPAVECFRYPDNSAGRKQLAEDCYARVLGQPVGDEAARESAEAGEAGRDGGLLRG, from the coding sequence ATGCGCTGGGTAAAGCTCTTCGCGGTTCTTTCCCTCTGGGCGTTCTTCTTCGCGCTGGTCGCCTGGGCGCATTTCTGGATCAGCGTCCTGCGAATCCCCAATCGCTGGAAGATCGTCAGCCGCCTGGTGCGCAGCTTCACGTTGCTCCTGCGGTTCATCCTGAACATCAAGGTCACGGTGCTCGGGAACGAAGGGCGGCTGGAGCGGGGCGGTTACGTGATCATCAGCAACCACTTGAGCTACGTCGACGGCATCGTGCTCGGCAGCATCTTCCCCGTGGTTTACGTGACCAAGAAGGAGGTCAAACGCTGGCCGATCATCGGCCTGTGGAACCAGCTCTGCGGCGCGATTTTCATCGACCGACAGCACAGGCAGAAGATCTCGGGAGTGGTCGAAGAGATCACCCGCAAGCTCAAGCAGGAGGCCAACGTCCTGCTTTTTCCTGAGGGTACCTCGACCAACGGAGACCGCATGCTGCGCTTCCAGACGGCGCCGCTGGCAGGGCCGTTGCGGGCGCGCTGCGTCATTGTGCCGGTGACGCTGGTCTACAAGTCGATCGAGGATCGGCCTGTCACCGCCGCCAACCGGGATCTGGTCTACTGGTACGGCGACATGGATTTCATCAGCCACTTCTGGCGGCTGATGGCGGCGCGGAGCGTGGAGGCCCTGGTCACGATCCAGCCGGCGGTGGAGTGCTTTCGCTATCCCGACAATTCCGCCGGCCGCAAGCAGCTGGCGGAAGATTGCTATGCGCGCGTGCTGGGGCAGCCGGTTGGCGACGAGGCGGCCCGCGAGAGCGCCGAGGCCGGCGAGGCCGGCCGCGACGGGGGGCTACTGCGCGGTTAG
- a CDS encoding GNAT family N-acyltransferase, whose protein sequence is MPDFDITITTDPGAVREAQRLRFEVFNLEMGRGLKSSYASGLDVDEFDRFCEHLIVREPAGREVIGTYRLLLGSQARRHIGFYSEKEFDLSNIKKLGGELLELGRTCARKDFRDRSLIPLMWETIGDYVRRNHVRFLFGCASLYTADPQQVSEIYALLKRDHYAPERFRVQPLPSCRFENLREDVEIAEEQGLFLKLPSLIKGYLRLGAVVCGPPALDAEFGTTDFFLLLDIGSLQGDYLRRIGVGA, encoded by the coding sequence ATGCCCGATTTCGACATTACCATCACCACCGACCCGGGCGCGGTCCGCGAGGCGCAACGGTTGAGGTTCGAGGTGTTCAACCTGGAGATGGGCAGAGGACTCAAGTCCTCTTACGCGTCCGGTCTGGACGTCGACGAGTTCGACCGTTTCTGCGAGCACTTGATCGTGCGCGAGCCCGCGGGCCGGGAGGTGATCGGAACTTACCGCTTGCTTCTCGGGTCGCAGGCGCGACGGCACATCGGTTTCTATTCGGAAAAAGAATTCGACCTCTCGAACATTAAGAAGCTCGGCGGCGAGCTGCTCGAGCTCGGGCGAACCTGCGCCCGCAAGGATTTTCGCGATCGCTCCTTGATCCCGCTCATGTGGGAGACCATCGGGGATTACGTCAGGCGGAATCACGTGCGGTTCCTGTTCGGCTGCGCGAGTCTTTACACCGCCGACCCGCAGCAGGTGAGCGAAATTTACGCGTTGCTCAAGCGCGATCACTACGCGCCGGAGCGGTTTCGCGTCCAGCCGCTTCCCTCCTGCCGTTTCGAAAACCTCAGGGAAGACGTCGAGATCGCCGAGGAGCAAGGGCTTTTCCTCAAGCTTCCCAGCCTGATCAAGGGCTATTTACGGCTCGGGGCCGTGGTCTGCGGGCCGCCCGCTCTTGATGCGGAGTTCGGGACCACGGATTTCTTCCTGCTCCTCGACATCGGCAGCCTGCAGGGCGATTATCTTCGCCGGATCGGCGTCGGAGCGTAG
- a CDS encoding enoyl-CoA hydratase/isomerase family protein — MAVVSVDRPPLNVLDLETLRELDRALASAAREPSLDVVVLRGAGERAFSAGVDVRDHVKEKVPEMLETVHGVIRRLWSLPQVTLAAVRGLCLGGGCELAMACDLVIASEDSVFATPEIDVGCYPPVALACFSALIGYRRAAEMILTGRRFSAREAHAMGLVSRVYPPAELGSGLEALLTELLEKSSAVLRITLKGLRELSQRDFSAALRRAEEIYRDDLLRTRDVEEGVQAFLEKRKPRWTHG, encoded by the coding sequence GTGGCCGTCGTTTCGGTCGATCGGCCACCGCTCAACGTTCTGGACCTCGAAACGCTCCGGGAGCTGGATCGGGCTCTCGCCTCGGCGGCGCGCGAGCCGTCCCTGGACGTGGTCGTGCTGCGGGGAGCGGGGGAGCGGGCGTTTTCGGCGGGCGTGGACGTTCGAGACCACGTCAAGGAAAAGGTGCCCGAGATGCTGGAGACGGTCCACGGTGTGATCCGCCGGCTGTGGAGCCTGCCGCAGGTGACGTTGGCCGCGGTGCGGGGGCTCTGCCTCGGCGGCGGCTGCGAGCTCGCCATGGCGTGCGACCTGGTGATCGCCTCCGAGGACAGCGTCTTTGCCACCCCGGAGATCGACGTCGGCTGCTATCCGCCGGTGGCGCTAGCGTGCTTTTCCGCATTGATCGGCTATCGCCGGGCAGCCGAGATGATCCTCACCGGACGGCGCTTCTCGGCGCGGGAGGCCCACGCGATGGGGCTCGTCAGCCGCGTCTACCCTCCCGCCGAGCTCGGGAGCGGGTTGGAAGCGCTGCTGACGGAGCTGCTGGAAAAGAGCAGCGCGGTTCTCCGCATCACGCTCAAGGGGTTGCGCGAGCTGTCGCAGCGCGACTTTTCGGCCGCCCTCCGGCGCGCCGAGGAGATTTACCGCGACGACCTGCTTCGGACCCGGGACGTCGAAGAAGGAGTGCAGGCTTTCCTGGAAAAGCGAAAACCCCGCTGGACGCACGGCTGA
- a CDS encoding MFS transporter has translation MSRKEAFLQKLREIKETDGVLWLISVGHAFTHWCPATFYLMLPFLVTELGLTYGQAGFLITIRAAANFLVNLPAGLLVDLVGQKALLMALALICTGVPYFLVGLSHSFFWVALFMAFVGVGNYLWHPAAISTLSERYPERRGFAIAIHAIGPNVGESIAPLVIGVLLLSLSWRNVLFLNLIPGVIVALLLWRFLFGKLPTRVAASRGLSLGAYLAGLRATARNPSVLLLVVAAGLRSMTQQGLHTFLPIYLTHTLGLSSAAAGLYLSLTQTAGMIGTPIAGTLSDRGGRKRVLTAGLASASAVLVVLAVFRVTWLFVTALALLGFFLYAVRPVIWAWVLDLAPKELGGTMVSFFSASQSLLSSLSPVLCGVIADRWGVLAAFYFLAGTILLANLIVLAIPEPRAEPATGLAPSGPVQVPAD, from the coding sequence ATGTCGCGAAAAGAAGCGTTTTTGCAGAAGCTGCGGGAGATCAAGGAGACCGACGGGGTGCTCTGGCTCATCTCCGTAGGCCACGCCTTCACCCACTGGTGTCCGGCCACTTTCTACCTGATGCTCCCGTTCCTGGTCACCGAGCTGGGTCTCACCTACGGCCAGGCCGGTTTTCTCATAACGATTCGCGCGGCGGCCAACTTCCTCGTCAACCTTCCGGCGGGTTTGCTCGTGGATCTGGTGGGCCAGAAGGCGCTGCTCATGGCTCTGGCGTTGATCTGCACGGGGGTTCCCTATTTTCTCGTGGGCCTGAGCCACAGCTTCTTCTGGGTCGCGTTGTTCATGGCTTTCGTCGGCGTCGGCAACTATCTGTGGCATCCGGCGGCGATCTCGACCCTGTCCGAAAGATATCCCGAGCGCCGCGGCTTCGCCATCGCCATCCACGCGATCGGGCCGAACGTGGGCGAGAGCATCGCGCCGCTCGTGATCGGAGTGCTGCTGTTGTCGCTGTCGTGGCGCAACGTACTTTTCTTGAATCTCATTCCCGGCGTGATCGTCGCGCTCCTTCTCTGGAGGTTCTTGTTCGGAAAGCTGCCGACACGCGTCGCGGCGAGCCGGGGCTTGTCGCTGGGCGCCTATCTGGCGGGGCTCAGGGCCACGGCGCGCAACCCCAGCGTCCTGCTGCTCGTAGTCGCGGCCGGGCTGCGCTCGATGACGCAGCAGGGGCTCCACACCTTCCTTCCCATCTATCTCACGCACACGCTGGGGCTTTCGAGCGCGGCGGCCGGCCTCTATCTCTCGCTGACGCAAACCGCGGGGATGATCGGAACGCCGATCGCGGGGACGCTCTCGGACCGGGGCGGCCGGAAACGGGTGCTCACGGCAGGTCTGGCGTCCGCGAGCGCGGTTCTGGTGGTTCTCGCCGTGTTCCGGGTCACCTGGTTGTTCGTCACGGCGCTGGCGCTCCTGGGCTTCTTCCTGTACGCGGTCAGGCCGGTCATCTGGGCCTGGGTCCTCGATCTCGCGCCCAAGGAGCTGGGGGGCACAATGGTGAGCTTTTTCTCGGCGTCGCAGTCGCTCCTGAGCTCGCTCTCTCCGGTCCTTTGCGGCGTGATCGCCGATCGCTGGGGAGTCCTTGCGGCTTTTTATTTTCTTGCGGGTACGATCCTGCTCGCCAACCTCATCGTGCTCGCGATTCCCGAACCGCGCGCGGAACCGGCGACCGGGCTCGCACCGAGCGGCCCGGTTCAGGTTCCCGCCGATTGA